From the Primulina tabacum isolate GXHZ01 chromosome 15, ASM2559414v2, whole genome shotgun sequence genome, one window contains:
- the LOC142525993 gene encoding uncharacterized protein LOC142525993: MSMALTAKNKLSFVDNSIQRPPLDDLLYGAWLRYNSMVISWILNSVTKEIADSLMYIPTAHGIWSDLRDRFNQSNGPRIFQIRKLLSGLQQGSMDVTTYCTRLRTLWDELKDFQLVSMCNCDSMKGCIHFQNQECVMQFLMGLNESYAQIRAQILVMDPIPIISKTFSLIVQEERQRSIQQDNISFQGDSTPMTRPPHIAAAKSFSNVKGNRYDRLVCSHCEGVGHTVDKCYKLHGYPPGHPKYKSKQFSNKAYANQARGPTNELTASTGEASLNQEQCKQLIALLSSQLLPQPGSTPTPQHNEPSVSCFNGFKHEEDDWDG, translated from the exons ATGTCCATGGCACTTACAGCCAAAAATAAGCTTAGTTTTGTCGATAATTCGATCCAACGTCCACCTCTAGATGATCTCTTGTATGGAGCTTGGCTTCGCTACAATTCGATGGTGATTTCGTGGATTCTTAATTCTGTTACTAAGGAAATAGCTGATAGCTTGATGTACATACCGACTGCTCATGGGATATGGAGTGATCTACGCGACAGATTTAATCAGAGCAATGGACCGAGAATTTTTCAGATTAGGAAGTTGCTGAGTGGATTACAGCAAGGTTCGATGGATGTAACTACCTACTGCACTCGGTTAAGGACGCTATGGGATGAGTTGAAGGACTTCCAACTAGTTTCTATGTGCAATTGTGACTCAATGAAGGGTTGTATACATTTTCAGAATCAGGAATGTGTTATGCAATTTCTAATGGGTCTGAATGAGTCATATGCTCAAATTCGCGCACAAATCCTGGTGATGGATCCTATTCCTATTATTTCGAAAACATTCTCATTAATTGTGCAAGAGGAAAGACAACGTTCTATACAACAAGACAACATTTCTTTCCAAGGTGATTCTACCCCAATGACACGCCCACCACATATTGCTGCTGCTAAATCCTTCTCGAATGTCAAAGGGAACAGGTATGACAGGCTGGTGTGTTCACATTGTGAGGGTGTTGGACACACCGTGGATAAATGCTACAAGTTACATGGTTATCCACCTGGCCATCCTAAGTACAAGAGTAAGCAATTTTCAAACAAGGCTTATGCAAATCAGGCTCGTGGACCTACTAATGAATTAACTGCTAGCACGGGTGAGGCTTCATTGAACCAAGAGCAATGCAAGCAACTTATTGCACTCTTAAGCTCTCAACTTTTGCCTCAACCTGGATCCACTCCGACTCCACAACATAATGAGCCTTCAGTTTCGTGCTTCAATG GATTTAAGCATGAAGAAGACGATTGGGATGGGTAG